In Variovorax sp. J2L1-78, the following are encoded in one genomic region:
- a CDS encoding phenylacetate--CoA ligase family protein yields MSDFYDKLEVRDPAEREADLLATLPKQLVHAQTAAPAFAEILAGIDCAAVTTREALARLPVTRKSELLERQKRQRASDPFGGFSATVRGPAMLRVFASPGTIYEPEGASRDYWRTARALHAAGFRAGDLLHNSFSYHMTPAGAILENGAHALGCTVFPGGTGQTEQQLEAMAELRPDGYVGTPSFLRILLEKAATLNMALPSLTKALLTGEAFPPSLRDWLAERGVVGMQCYATADLGLIAYETSAHEGLVLDEGVLLEIVRPGTGDPVPDGEVGEVVVTTFNRDYPLVRFGTGDLSAVLPGPCPTGRTNTRIRGWLGRADQTTKVRGMFVHPGQVAAVIKRFPAVLRARLVVEGEMADDRMTLHVETPADETLEPRIAEAMREATKLRCTIVRVAPGALPNDGKVIEDARSYK; encoded by the coding sequence ATGAGCGACTTCTACGACAAGCTCGAGGTGCGCGACCCGGCCGAGCGCGAGGCCGATCTGCTCGCCACGTTGCCGAAGCAATTGGTGCATGCGCAGACGGCAGCGCCGGCCTTCGCGGAGATCCTGGCTGGCATCGACTGCGCCGCCGTCACCACCCGCGAAGCGCTGGCGCGCCTGCCGGTCACGCGCAAGTCGGAGCTGCTGGAGCGCCAGAAGCGGCAACGCGCGAGCGATCCCTTCGGCGGCTTCAGCGCCACGGTGCGCGGCCCGGCGATGCTGCGCGTGTTCGCCAGCCCCGGCACCATCTACGAACCGGAAGGTGCATCGCGCGACTACTGGCGCACCGCGCGCGCGCTGCATGCCGCCGGCTTCCGCGCCGGCGACCTGCTGCACAACAGCTTCAGCTACCACATGACGCCCGCCGGCGCGATCCTGGAGAACGGCGCCCATGCCCTGGGCTGCACCGTGTTCCCCGGTGGCACCGGCCAGACCGAGCAGCAGCTCGAAGCCATGGCCGAACTGCGGCCCGACGGCTACGTCGGCACGCCCAGCTTCCTGCGCATCCTGCTGGAGAAGGCGGCGACGCTGAACATGGCGCTGCCCAGCCTCACCAAGGCGCTGCTCACCGGCGAGGCCTTTCCGCCGAGCCTGCGCGACTGGCTGGCCGAGCGCGGCGTCGTCGGCATGCAGTGCTATGCCACTGCGGACCTGGGCCTCATCGCCTACGAGACCAGCGCACACGAAGGCCTGGTGCTCGACGAAGGGGTGCTGCTGGAGATCGTGCGCCCCGGCACCGGCGACCCGGTGCCCGACGGCGAGGTGGGCGAAGTCGTCGTCACCACCTTCAACCGCGACTACCCGCTGGTGCGCTTCGGCACCGGTGACCTCTCCGCCGTGCTGCCCGGCCCCTGCCCGACCGGCCGCACCAACACCCGCATCCGGGGCTGGCTCGGCCGCGCCGACCAGACGACGAAGGTACGCGGCATGTTCGTGCACCCCGGCCAGGTCGCGGCGGTGATCAAGCGCTTCCCCGCCGTGCTGCGCGCCCGCCTGGTGGTCGAGGGCGAGATGGCTGACGACCGCATGACGCTCCATGTCGAGACGCCGGCCGACGAAACCCTCGAGCCCCGCATCGCCGAAGCCATGCGCGAGGCCACCAAGCTGCGCTGCACCATCGTGCGCGTGGCACCGGGCGCGCTGCCGAACGACGGCAAGGTGATCGAGGACGCGCGCAGCTACAAGTAG
- a CDS encoding LysR family transcriptional regulator: MFDWEDLRHFLAVGRVGTLSGAARELKVDHATISRRLASLERDLQVRLVERLPRACRLTDVGSHVFTLAQALQDDAFAIERAVRASQSPLAGKVSLSVPPVLVASFLAQHLTEFRRRFPAIQLSVAGQAQQVSLSRREADIAVRLVRPTEAGSVVRKLGTMAFALYASRSYEALTHPERWEFVAYDARFEDMPQQKWLRSLAGKRAIACELSDINSHHAAVRAGAGVGGLPCFLGDADETLLRVADEEPSFARDIWLVVHRDLKSTGPVRAAMDFLVEVMKRNAAFNGASVRR; this comes from the coding sequence ATGTTCGATTGGGAAGACTTGAGGCATTTCCTCGCGGTCGGCCGCGTGGGCACGCTGTCGGGCGCGGCACGCGAATTGAAGGTCGACCACGCGACCATCAGTCGCCGATTGGCCTCCTTGGAGCGCGACTTGCAGGTGCGCCTCGTGGAGCGGCTGCCGCGCGCCTGCCGCCTGACCGACGTGGGGTCGCACGTGTTCACGCTGGCGCAGGCCTTGCAGGACGATGCCTTCGCCATCGAGCGAGCGGTCCGCGCCAGCCAGTCGCCACTCGCCGGCAAGGTATCTCTCAGCGTGCCGCCGGTCTTGGTGGCCAGCTTCCTGGCGCAGCATCTGACCGAGTTCCGCCGGCGGTTTCCTGCCATCCAGTTGTCCGTGGCCGGCCAGGCGCAGCAGGTGTCACTGAGTCGGCGCGAGGCGGACATTGCCGTTCGACTGGTGCGTCCCACGGAAGCGGGCAGCGTCGTGCGGAAGTTGGGAACCATGGCGTTCGCTCTGTACGCGAGTCGCAGCTACGAAGCGCTCACGCATCCGGAGCGCTGGGAGTTCGTCGCCTACGACGCGCGATTCGAAGACATGCCACAGCAAAAGTGGCTTCGCAGCCTGGCAGGCAAGCGGGCCATTGCCTGCGAACTCAGTGACATCAACAGTCACCACGCGGCAGTCCGTGCGGGCGCAGGCGTGGGCGGGCTTCCCTGCTTCCTGGGCGATGCCGACGAGACATTGCTGCGCGTCGCCGATGAGGAGCCATCGTTTGCCAGAGACATCTGGCTGGTGGTCCATCGCGACCTGAAGAGCACGGGACCGGTGCGCGCAGCGATGGATTTTCTCGTCGAGGTGATGAAGCGAAACGCCGCATTCAACGGCGCCTCGGTGCGCCGCTGA
- a CDS encoding MFS transporter, with the protein MATVSLDRRQRATLVAAGLGFVVVLLDVSVVNVALETLRLNFGTDVAGLQWVVNAYTLVFAALLLTCGALGDRLGAKRIFVAGFVVFTIASLACGLAPSLALLVVARIVQGMGAALLVPSSLMLLQQAFPTPSQRSRAVGWWGAAGGIALAAGPVLGGLLIAQVGWRGIFLINLPIGALGLALTLRYAPTAVAKAGRGLDVPGQLAAILALASLTAALTEAGRLGWLHPWVCGGMALSFLSATAFYWLEQRSQAPMLPLSLFRSATFSIATAVGLVVNFAYYGLVFVFSLFFQAVQQLSPQQTGLAFLPMTAILMVMNIVAGRLVARVGTRALMVAGLALASLGYLLLLPVSADHAYLTLVLPMLLAASGIALVVPTMTNATLSSVDAAHAGIASGVLNSARQIGGMLGVAVCGFFVRDTEPGLFLHGMHVSIALAVALLAAGGVLSYLGLNKHAHAETAVQRG; encoded by the coding sequence ATGGCTACCGTTTCACTTGACCGCCGCCAGCGCGCGACCTTGGTCGCAGCAGGCCTGGGCTTCGTCGTGGTGCTGCTCGATGTCAGCGTCGTCAACGTCGCGCTCGAGACGTTGCGCCTCAATTTCGGCACCGATGTCGCGGGGCTGCAGTGGGTCGTCAATGCCTACACATTGGTGTTTGCGGCGCTGCTCCTGACCTGCGGCGCGCTGGGTGACCGGCTAGGCGCCAAGAGGATCTTCGTGGCGGGGTTCGTCGTGTTCACGATAGCCTCCCTCGCATGCGGTCTTGCGCCGAGCCTGGCCTTGCTGGTGGTCGCGCGCATCGTCCAGGGCATGGGCGCGGCGCTGCTGGTTCCCAGTTCCCTGATGCTGCTTCAGCAGGCATTTCCGACCCCTTCTCAACGCAGCCGCGCGGTCGGTTGGTGGGGAGCGGCCGGAGGTATCGCGCTGGCCGCCGGCCCGGTGCTGGGCGGCCTGCTCATCGCGCAGGTGGGATGGCGCGGCATCTTTCTCATCAACCTGCCGATCGGCGCGCTCGGATTGGCACTGACCCTGCGCTATGCGCCCACCGCCGTCGCGAAGGCAGGCCGTGGACTCGACGTGCCGGGTCAGCTCGCAGCCATCCTCGCACTCGCATCGCTGACCGCCGCGCTGACGGAGGCGGGTCGGCTGGGATGGTTGCATCCCTGGGTCTGCGGCGGCATGGCCCTGTCGTTCCTCAGCGCAACCGCGTTCTATTGGCTGGAGCAACGCAGCCAGGCGCCGATGCTGCCACTGTCGCTGTTCCGGAGCGCGACCTTCTCGATCGCGACTGCCGTGGGCCTGGTGGTGAACTTTGCCTACTACGGGCTGGTGTTCGTCTTCAGCCTGTTCTTTCAGGCGGTCCAGCAGCTCTCTCCGCAACAGACCGGCCTGGCCTTCTTGCCGATGACGGCCATCCTGATGGTCATGAACATCGTTGCCGGACGGCTGGTCGCGCGCGTCGGCACGCGAGCACTGATGGTCGCCGGACTGGCGCTCGCGTCGCTGGGCTATCTGCTGCTCCTTCCGGTCAGCGCAGACCACGCCTATCTGACACTGGTATTGCCGATGCTGCTCGCAGCCAGCGGCATCGCGCTGGTTGTCCCCACCATGACCAACGCGACGTTGTCATCGGTCGATGCCGCGCACGCAGGCATCGCTTCAGGCGTCCTCAATTCGGCTCGTCAGATCGGCGGCATGCTGGGGGTGGCCGTGTGCGGGTTCTTCGTGCGGGACACGGAACCAGGCCTCTTTCTGCATGGCATGCATGTGTCGATTGCCCTGGCGGTCGCTCTCCTGGCCGCGGGAGGCGTCCTGAGCTACCTCGGTTTGAACAAGCATGCCCATGCGGAGACGGCGGTACAGCGCGGTTGA
- a CDS encoding GNAT family N-acetyltransferase — translation MTLSIEPLEERHFPGLREALDSVARERRFLAFTEAPPPEQALAFYTAVLTNRWCLRVATVEGLVVGWCDVLPTHGQARAHVGHLGMGVVSEARGRGIGSALLRAAVEAAWASGLTRIELSVRCDNARARALYERHGFAAEGLLRRAFRLDGKYFDAVAMALLRD, via the coding sequence ATGACGCTATCGATCGAACCGTTGGAAGAGCGCCACTTTCCCGGCCTTCGAGAGGCGCTGGACTCCGTTGCACGCGAGCGGCGCTTCCTTGCCTTCACGGAGGCGCCACCCCCAGAACAAGCGTTGGCCTTCTACACCGCCGTGCTCACCAACCGATGGTGCCTTCGGGTGGCCACTGTGGAAGGCCTGGTCGTCGGATGGTGCGACGTCCTGCCGACGCATGGTCAAGCGCGCGCGCATGTCGGTCACCTGGGAATGGGCGTCGTCTCGGAGGCAAGAGGACGAGGCATTGGTTCGGCGCTCCTGCGCGCTGCCGTGGAGGCGGCCTGGGCATCCGGTCTTACCCGCATCGAACTGTCCGTGCGCTGCGACAACGCAAGAGCCAGGGCGCTGTACGAACGTCACGGCTTCGCGGCCGAAGGCCTGCTGCGCCGCGCCTTCAGGCTGGACGGCAAGTACTTCGACGCCGTCGCGATGGCCCTTCTGCGGGACTGA
- a CDS encoding ParD-like family protein has translation MGIVKISDLMHENLRVAGNALSRSINAQAEHWMRVGMLTEMHPELDHREICQLLIRAELAGGLDITMAATPQPGKPRAAATRKH, from the coding sequence ATGGGTATCGTCAAGATTTCAGACCTGATGCACGAGAACCTGCGTGTCGCAGGGAATGCTCTCAGCCGGTCGATCAATGCGCAGGCAGAGCACTGGATGCGGGTCGGCATGCTGACCGAGATGCATCCGGAACTGGACCACCGCGAGATCTGCCAGCTGTTGATACGGGCCGAACTCGCGGGGGGGCTGGACATCACCATGGCTGCCACGCCCCAACCGGGCAAGCCTCGCGCGGCTGCGACGAGAAAGCACTGA
- the map gene encoding type I methionyl aminopeptidase — MAHDVPIQSAEQLEMARRAGRLAAEVLGMIAPHVVPGVSTETLDRICHEHIVNVQGAIPANVGYQGYPKTILTSVNQVVCHGIPSASKILKRGDIVNIDVAVIQDGWFGDTSRMYFVGEPSPLARRLVETSYEALLAGIRQVKPGATLGDVGHAIQSVAQREHFSVVREYCGHGIGQIYHDEPQVLHYGRRGDGLRLEAGMVFTIEPMLNAGQRETRQLPDGWTVVTKDRSLSAQWEHMVAVTPEGYEVLTPWPGGTGSYAPV; from the coding sequence ATGGCGCACGACGTGCCCATCCAATCCGCCGAACAACTGGAGATGGCGCGGCGGGCCGGCCGGCTTGCTGCGGAAGTCCTCGGCATGATCGCGCCCCATGTCGTGCCGGGTGTGAGCACGGAGACGCTCGACCGGATCTGCCACGAGCACATCGTGAATGTCCAGGGTGCCATTCCCGCCAACGTCGGGTACCAGGGCTATCCCAAGACCATCCTCACCTCCGTCAACCAGGTGGTGTGCCACGGCATCCCGTCCGCGAGCAAGATCCTGAAGAGGGGCGACATCGTCAACATCGATGTCGCCGTCATCCAGGATGGCTGGTTCGGCGACACCAGCCGCATGTACTTCGTCGGCGAGCCCAGCCCCCTGGCTCGGCGTCTGGTGGAGACAAGCTACGAAGCCCTGCTGGCCGGCATTCGGCAGGTGAAGCCCGGCGCGACGCTGGGCGATGTCGGCCATGCCATCCAGTCGGTCGCGCAACGCGAGCACTTCAGCGTGGTGCGCGAATACTGCGGGCACGGCATCGGGCAGATCTACCACGACGAGCCGCAGGTGCTGCACTACGGGCGGCGCGGAGACGGGCTCCGGCTCGAGGCGGGGATGGTCTTCACCATCGAGCCGATGCTCAACGCCGGCCAGCGCGAAACCCGTCAATTGCCCGATGGGTGGACGGTCGTGACCAAGGACCGGTCCCTGTCCGCGCAGTGGGAGCACATGGTCGCGGTCACGCCCGAGGGTTACGAGGTGTTGACGCCGTGGCCGGGCGGCACGGGCTCCTACGCGCCGGTCTGA
- a CDS encoding pyridoxamine 5'-phosphate oxidase family protein yields MAYGFMDIASTPSVRAAQASMGADHLWQDFKGHRDFDRFTENEAAFIAERDSFYLATVSETGWPYVQHRGGPRGFLKVVDDRTLAFADYRGNRQYISTGNLAATDRASLFLMDYAHRARLKIYAHIEAVALDADPALTALVTVPGYKAKLERIFRVRLEAFDWNCPQHITPRFTEEQVTEAVRPLREKLEALQAEVDALRARPQGEGAIELQTGA; encoded by the coding sequence ATGGCTTACGGTTTCATGGACATCGCATCGACACCCAGCGTCCGGGCAGCGCAGGCGTCGATGGGCGCCGATCACCTGTGGCAGGACTTCAAGGGGCACCGCGACTTCGACCGCTTCACCGAGAACGAGGCCGCCTTCATCGCCGAACGCGACAGCTTCTACCTGGCCACGGTGTCGGAAACAGGATGGCCCTACGTCCAGCACCGTGGCGGCCCGCGTGGCTTTCTCAAGGTGGTCGACGACCGGACGCTGGCCTTCGCCGACTACCGAGGCAATCGCCAGTACATCAGCACGGGCAACCTCGCGGCCACCGACCGCGCGAGCCTGTTCCTGATGGACTATGCCCATCGCGCACGCCTGAAGATCTACGCGCACATCGAAGCCGTCGCGCTCGATGCCGACCCTGCGCTCACGGCGCTCGTCACCGTGCCGGGCTACAAGGCCAAGCTCGAGCGCATCTTCCGCGTGCGGCTGGAGGCTTTCGACTGGAACTGCCCGCAGCACATCACGCCACGCTTCACGGAGGAACAGGTCACCGAGGCGGTCCGCCCGCTCCGGGAAAAGCTGGAGGCGTTGCAGGCCGAGGTCGATGCACTGCGTGCGCGGCCCCAAGGCGAAGGGGCCATTGAGCTTCAGACCGGCGCGTAG
- a CDS encoding LysR family transcriptional regulator, translated as MDRLEAMSMLVSVTETGSLSAAARGLRVPLATLSRKISELEARLGARLLIRTTRKLTLTDAGVAYVAAARRILEQVEEAEHAAAGEFMEPKGQLVVTAPIMFGRLHVLPVVADFLAAFPAIDVRLVLSDRHVNLVDDHVDMAVRIGQLPDSSMVATAIGTMRMVTCASPALLAAQGVPQAPTDLLRFACVAVDTPLPSPSWRFRHPRSGTAIDVPIRPRLSVTTTEAAADAASLSVGVTRLLHYQAVEAIGRGALRIVLEAYEPEPAPVHLVHVSRGQMPLKMRRFLDVAAPRLREAIEAGLSSSA; from the coding sequence ATGGACCGCCTGGAAGCCATGTCGATGCTGGTGTCGGTCACCGAGACGGGCAGCCTGTCGGCGGCGGCGCGTGGGTTGCGGGTCCCGCTGGCCACGCTCAGCCGCAAGATTTCGGAGCTCGAGGCACGGCTGGGTGCGCGGCTGCTGATCCGCACCACGCGCAAGCTCACGCTGACCGATGCCGGCGTGGCCTACGTCGCCGCGGCCCGCCGCATCCTCGAACAGGTCGAGGAGGCCGAGCACGCCGCCGCCGGCGAATTCATGGAACCCAAAGGCCAACTGGTGGTGACCGCGCCGATCATGTTCGGCCGCCTGCACGTGCTGCCCGTCGTGGCCGACTTCCTGGCGGCCTTCCCCGCGATCGACGTTCGGCTCGTGCTGTCCGACCGCCATGTGAACCTGGTCGACGACCATGTCGACATGGCCGTGCGCATCGGCCAGCTCCCGGACAGTTCGATGGTGGCGACCGCCATCGGCACGATGCGGATGGTGACCTGCGCCAGCCCTGCGCTGCTCGCGGCGCAGGGCGTGCCGCAGGCGCCCACCGATCTGCTTCGCTTCGCGTGCGTGGCGGTCGACACGCCCCTGCCCTCGCCGTCCTGGCGCTTCCGACACCCGCGCTCAGGAACGGCCATCGACGTGCCCATCCGGCCACGCCTGTCGGTGACGACGACGGAGGCCGCCGCCGACGCAGCGAGCCTGTCCGTGGGCGTGACGCGCCTGCTGCACTACCAGGCCGTCGAGGCCATCGGGCGCGGCGCGCTTCGGATCGTTCTGGAAGCCTACGAACCGGAGCCTGCCCCCGTGCACCTCGTGCATGTCTCGCGCGGGCAGATGCCGCTCAAAATGCGCCGGTTTCTCGATGTCGCGGCGCCGCGGCTGAGAGAGGCGATCGAGGCTGGCCTCTCGTCATCAGCGTGA
- a CDS encoding glycosyltransferase, whose translation MPSLDPDPLFPVPLSPLAFRRFPRTLRRWTAGLLAHRLGQPLKRWRLGLANWRASKPYRRDPATILLAEDQGCVVAVGDFGGKTGLSRAAHYEAVRLQRRHPGLVLLSLSPQPAGMPAVDGRDLGTVSRLYLLCQPNRYRRALRLFSPEQLAGAHRTGLWAWENEVFPRAWRFALRIVDEVWTPSAFSQAAIRNASTLPVVVVPHHVMVDLSIAATERAAFHVPAAAFLGIAIMDIKMCPERKNPWAHVEAWQKAFGDSAEHVLLIKMRCSSATRVVEHELREMIGAAGNIRLVRQDFSDAEQVAFQRMADVYVSLHRAEAYGLNIREFLEMGTPVVATHWSANTEYGPDFAHYRGVRAGLVRYRDWMGHYPDAGFSWADADTDHAARLLREVADASR comes from the coding sequence ATGCCCTCGCTCGACCCAGACCCGCTGTTTCCCGTCCCGCTTTCGCCATTGGCCTTTCGCCGCTTCCCACGCACGCTGCGGCGATGGACGGCCGGACTGCTCGCGCACCGGCTCGGCCAACCGCTCAAGCGCTGGCGTTTGGGGCTCGCCAACTGGCGCGCGTCGAAGCCCTACCGCCGCGATCCGGCGACGATCTTGCTAGCGGAAGACCAGGGGTGCGTGGTGGCCGTCGGGGATTTCGGCGGCAAGACCGGGCTGTCTCGGGCCGCGCATTACGAAGCCGTGCGGCTGCAGCGTCGGCATCCCGGCCTGGTCCTGCTCAGTTTGTCACCGCAGCCTGCCGGTATGCCTGCCGTCGATGGCCGTGACCTGGGCACGGTGTCGCGCCTGTATCTGCTGTGCCAGCCGAATCGCTATCGGCGTGCGCTCCGGCTGTTCAGCCCCGAGCAGCTTGCCGGGGCCCACCGCACCGGGCTTTGGGCCTGGGAGAACGAGGTTTTCCCGCGTGCCTGGCGCTTTGCGCTGCGCATCGTCGACGAGGTCTGGACGCCCTCTGCCTTTTCGCAGGCTGCGATCCGCAACGCCTCGACTTTGCCCGTGGTCGTCGTGCCGCACCACGTCATGGTCGACCTTTCGATCGCGGCGACCGAGCGCGCCGCGTTCCATGTGCCTGCCGCCGCCTTCCTCGGCATCGCGATCATGGACATCAAGATGTGCCCGGAACGCAAGAACCCCTGGGCCCACGTCGAGGCTTGGCAGAAGGCCTTCGGCGACAGCGCCGAGCATGTCCTGCTGATCAAGATGCGCTGTTCGTCGGCGACGCGGGTGGTCGAGCATGAGTTGCGCGAGATGATCGGCGCGGCTGGCAACATCCGGCTGGTGCGGCAGGACTTCTCCGATGCCGAGCAGGTCGCGTTCCAGCGGATGGCCGACGTCTATGTGTCGCTGCACCGCGCCGAGGCCTACGGCCTGAACATCCGCGAGTTCCTGGAGATGGGTACGCCGGTGGTCGCCACGCACTGGTCGGCCAACACCGAGTACGGCCCTGACTTCGCGCATTACCGCGGCGTGCGCGCCGGCCTGGTGCGCTACCGCGACTGGATGGGTCACTACCCCGACGCCGGCTTTTCCTGGGCCGATGCCGATACCGACCACGCAGCGCGCTTGCTGCGGGAAGTCGCCGACGCCTCACGCTGA
- a CDS encoding cytosine deaminase: MTHSFFQPPAQDAYVLRNLRAPRCLLKADLPAVEPRSDGDLIAVDLRIAHGCIDAIAPAGSFDAASGPDLDASMVLPGMVDVHTHLDKGHIWPRQPNPTGDGAGAGAATGRDRTANWHADDVRQRMDFGLRTAYAKGVVAIRTHLDSLAPQAAISFPVFREMRERWAGRIELQASSIAPLNIFLTDEGRQLADIVAESCGRLGCVTKSMTYPADTMPPDLDEALVRVFQLAAERGLDLDLHVDESTDPAARALIRVARTAIAQKFKGRILCGHVTSLALQTDDFIEETIAACKEAGIDIVSLPTVNMYLQDRSPQARTPRWRGVTVLHEMKARGLRVAVAGDNCRDPFYAYGDHDMLDTFTQAVKILHLDHPLGDWIRAATETPAAIMGLDRGILKVGGPADLLVLKARSYSEMLARTQFDRTVIRAGRAIDTTLPDYRELDALMAA, translated from the coding sequence ATGACCCATTCCTTCTTCCAGCCGCCCGCGCAAGACGCCTATGTGCTGCGCAACCTGCGCGCCCCGCGCTGCCTGCTCAAGGCCGACCTGCCGGCGGTCGAGCCACGCAGCGACGGCGACCTGATCGCCGTCGACCTGCGCATCGCCCACGGCTGCATCGACGCGATCGCGCCGGCCGGCAGCTTCGACGCCGCCAGCGGGCCCGACCTCGACGCCTCGATGGTGCTGCCCGGCATGGTCGACGTGCACACCCACCTCGACAAGGGCCACATCTGGCCGCGCCAGCCCAACCCCACCGGTGACGGGGCCGGTGCGGGCGCAGCGACCGGTCGCGACCGTACCGCCAACTGGCATGCCGACGACGTGCGACAGCGCATGGACTTCGGCCTGCGCACCGCCTACGCCAAGGGCGTGGTCGCGATCCGCACCCACCTCGACTCCCTGGCCCCGCAGGCCGCGATCTCGTTCCCGGTGTTCCGCGAGATGCGCGAGCGCTGGGCAGGCCGCATCGAACTGCAGGCCTCCTCCATCGCGCCGCTCAACATCTTTCTGACCGACGAAGGCCGGCAGTTGGCCGACATCGTGGCCGAGAGCTGCGGACGGCTGGGCTGCGTCACCAAGTCGATGACCTACCCCGCCGACACGATGCCGCCCGATCTGGACGAGGCGCTGGTGCGCGTGTTCCAGCTGGCGGCGGAGCGCGGGCTCGATCTCGACCTGCATGTCGACGAGTCGACCGACCCGGCCGCGCGCGCGCTGATTCGCGTGGCGCGCACGGCCATCGCGCAGAAGTTCAAAGGCCGCATCCTGTGCGGCCACGTGACCTCGCTCGCGCTGCAGACCGACGACTTCATCGAGGAGACGATCGCGGCCTGCAAGGAAGCCGGCATCGACATCGTAAGCCTGCCGACGGTCAACATGTATCTGCAGGACCGCAGCCCCCAGGCACGCACCCCGCGCTGGCGCGGCGTGACGGTGCTGCACGAGATGAAGGCACGCGGCCTGCGGGTGGCGGTGGCCGGCGACAACTGCCGCGACCCCTTCTATGCCTACGGCGACCACGACATGCTCGACACCTTCACGCAGGCCGTGAAGATCCTGCACCTGGACCATCCGCTGGGCGACTGGATCCGCGCCGCGACGGAAACGCCGGCGGCCATCATGGGCCTCGACCGCGGCATTCTCAAGGTCGGCGGGCCGGCCGACCTGCTGGTGCTCAAGGCGCGCAGCTATTCCGAGATGCTCGCCCGCACGCAGTTCGACCGGACGGTGATCCGCGCGGGGCGCGCCATCGACACCACGCTGCCCGACTACCGCGAGCTCGACGCCCTGATGGCCGCCTAG
- a CDS encoding SDR family oxidoreductase has translation MARTPASKTGTRSLVDTHRAIQRSQDARDRAAPAPRKTTKAVQAGARVQPETLTGQKLAKPGREKDMALRPRYTAPGYQGSGKLAGMSAIVTGGDSGIGRAVAVLFAREGADVAIVYLSAEKADAEETQAAIEAEGRRCLLIQGDVRKSAFCQRAVERTVKAFGRLDVLVNNAAFQMHADALEDISDERMDLTLQTNIGGYMRMARAALPHMKTGASIINTGSRTGLQGSRNLIDYSATKGAIHAFTKALALNVIDRGIRVNAVAPGPVWTPLNPADKKAADVKKFGKETDFKRVAQPEELSPAYVFLASPVCAGYITGIVLPVTGSVAAI, from the coding sequence ATGGCCCGCACCCCCGCCTCGAAGACAGGCACCCGTTCGCTCGTCGACACCCACCGCGCCATTCAGCGCAGCCAGGACGCGCGGGACCGCGCCGCGCCCGCGCCGCGCAAGACGACGAAGGCCGTGCAGGCCGGCGCTCGCGTGCAGCCCGAGACGCTGACCGGCCAGAAACTCGCCAAGCCCGGCCGTGAGAAGGACATGGCGCTGCGGCCGCGCTACACGGCGCCCGGCTACCAAGGCAGCGGCAAACTCGCCGGCATGAGCGCCATCGTGACTGGCGGCGATTCGGGCATTGGCCGCGCCGTAGCGGTGCTGTTCGCACGCGAGGGCGCCGACGTCGCGATCGTCTACCTGAGCGCGGAGAAGGCCGATGCGGAAGAAACCCAGGCCGCTATCGAGGCCGAAGGCCGGCGCTGCCTGCTGATCCAGGGCGACGTGCGCAAGTCCGCCTTCTGCCAGCGCGCCGTCGAACGCACCGTCAAGGCCTTCGGCCGGCTCGACGTGCTGGTGAACAACGCCGCCTTCCAGATGCATGCCGACGCGCTGGAAGACATCAGCGACGAGCGCATGGACCTCACGCTGCAGACCAACATCGGCGGCTACATGCGCATGGCGCGCGCGGCGCTGCCGCACATGAAGACCGGCGCGTCGATCATCAACACCGGTTCGCGCACCGGCCTGCAGGGCAGCCGGAACCTCATCGACTATTCGGCCACCAAGGGCGCCATCCATGCCTTCACCAAGGCGCTGGCGCTCAACGTGATCGACCGCGGCATCCGCGTCAACGCGGTGGCGCCGGGGCCGGTGTGGACACCGCTCAACCCGGCCGACAAGAAGGCAGCCGACGTGAAGAAGTTCGGTAAGGAGACCGACTTCAAGCGCGTGGCGCAGCCGGAAGAGCTGTCGCCGGCGTACGTCTTCCTGGCCTCGCCGGTGTGTGCCGGCTACATCACCGGCATCGTGCTGCCGGTGACGGGCAGCGTGGCGGCGATCTAG